AAGAAGAAATAGCTGGAGAAGGCGAGCAGGACGGGGAAAAaaggagatgagatgagaggtcGGTGGTGAAAAAGCATGTAATCCCAGAAAGGCTGCAGCAGACGGTCCGAGGTCCTGGAGGgcaggagctgcagagtcagtTCGCTGATGTTCAACATCTTGATGTGGTATTGCtgaaggctgctgctgctgcgaggCTCAGGAACAGGAGAAAGTTCTGCCTTTATATAGTGGAGTTCAACAGAAAGAGCTTTTCTCTCAATCAGAACAGaccagcagcttttttttttttctcccccaagCAGCTCAATGTCGACAAACAGACCTTGACAAGAAGATTAACAGAGCCTTTCATGCATAAGACACAACACAATGATAGGCTTTAGACTCAATCAACTAGTGTAAGATTAAACATGTGTAAAGCATGAAAGTAAGGACTAAAACAGtttttgtgaaaagtgaaaTATACCCCTAAATGATTGGTTTCTCATCTGAGCTGCAGGTAGAGAccctcattttgttttacagaaatTTCTCAACAATCTAAAATTAAACCACAAAACAACCACTTATTATAATATAGTCAGGCCCAACTctaaattttgtatttttagtccATAGATAATCaatcctgttgttttttttcactaataACAGAGGATGAACTAGGAAAGTTAGATTAGAAGGCTGGAGTACTTAATCCTTTAACGTGTAATCTGATCAAATGACCTGCCATCTTAACTAAAAGTGTTTATCTTGTTAAATGTGATATATTTAACAGCTAGaccatataataataataataataataataataataatatgatataaaTGCAGGTTGAATACAAGTCCTCCAATTCAATCAACATTTAATCTTTAGACGTTACGTATAAGAACAAAAATAACACTTCTCACACTGAATGATCATAATAACATGATTTATTGGAGAATATTGATAATTTCATTGAAATCAGGTCGTGAATCAAATCATGTGTTTTCCCAAATTAAGGCAGTGatgttcttcctcttcttcaacCACTACTTCTTTTGGGCGGTCGCCCTCCTTGAAACCGTCTTGTTGGTGTTGGCATGTTTTTGTCGATCATTTCtgaagagaaattaaaaaaacaactcttaaacttttaaacacagaaagaaatcttttttaatgaataaaacactTCTACTGCTACCATTAcgttttcatcagcaatggtaCCAATAAACTTAGACAAAAGTGGACCTTAACGGGGTTGGATAGATGTACCTGCCCATCTTGACTTTGTTTCTGCATCCCAGTCCTCCCTCCCAGTGGCTGGTGCGGGTACCTCTCGTCATCATGCTTCCACAACTGATGCAAGGCTTTCCATTGCCGTACGGCTGCAACGACAAACAATGAAGAgatgatgattttttaaatgtctccatGTCTATCATCAGCCTGTATGCATTAGTGCTTCCAGTTGAAACCAAATTAAGTAACAGTGATAAGTTTGATATGTAGCCTATGTCATCAGTATAAGCTCCGGTGTATCTGATATCGCTGGTTGGTGTTGTTGTTCCTTAACGTAATTAATTATTGTTCCAGGACCGTCAttaaaactgaccaatcacattgtTCTGATGTCATCATTTTGCGACTCATGTGGGTGGTTCAACATAGCTCCAGGGCCATCATTTCAAGTTAGGCAGAATCAGATCGTGCTATAAGCTCCATGGCTTAGAGGTTATGGAATGTCGTGTCCAGTCTATAGCTCACCTGTTCTTTGGCACAGTAGCCACAGATCATTCTGGTGGCCAGTTCCATGGGGTGGTCCTGGTCCTCATCATGGCACACGTCACAGGGGTAAGCCCGGCCACAGCAGGGAAACCTGAGGGCAGTCATGGCACGAAGCTTTCATGATATTCTGCATGTTTCTAACACAGATAAAAAAGATAGGACACAGTGATGATGATACCTTAGCCAGCGATGGCTCTGTTTGTAATGTTTGCATGTTCCCTTTTCTGGCAGCGGCTTCCCCTTTTGCACAGCGGGATCTCTGATCGTCTTATAATTAACAGCACCGGCACTTGGACCTGCAGGAAGGAATCACATTATATTGGCCTGAATCACAATGTGAGGTAACATTGGTCAGCGAGCCAACTGTGGCTGTTTGTTGCTGCAAGATCTTGAACCACTGCTGATCGCCTTGATAACAAATGTAGGTGAGCTCTGACCTGTTTTGTTGGTGCGTGGTGGAATATATTGGAATCTTGTGCTCTCAGCAAGAATACTGAGTTTGCTGTGGCAGTGTTCACAATTAAACTCCTTTGTTTGACCATAGGAGAGGTtctgatgaaaatgaaagacaaaaacagagccCATCAGGACATGTTTCAGTTATTCCTGGTGACATTTCACACTTCTGATTCACATGGGTAGTGTGGTGTTAAGCGTTTCATCACCTGCATAGGGACGTCCTGGGAGCAGCTGAGGCAGCCCACACTGAGTTCACACTCCTGAAGCACAAGGTCAGCAGGTGCAGCATTGTGAAGGTCCAGGTATCCCAGGACGTCACTGTAATGGTGCAGCATGCAGGGCCTGAATGCAGCATTGATGCTTGCACTGCACTTTTCACACTGAGCTGTGCAGGGTGTCCTTCCAGTCAGTGTCAGGTCTGCAGTCACCTTACACCTGCAGACAGTACACTTACAGTCAAGTCCTTCTGGTTAATCAAACTCTCATTTGTgatatggatatgaaattgagctctgtttcctcacctgttgCACTGAAGGCAAACTGTGATTTTTGGGGCCACTACAGTGGCTGTGTTCTCTCCAAGCCTCAGTCCCAGCAGCTTCACCTCTGTGCCTCTGCGGGGATCGCTGATCTTAATGTTCTCCACCAAACGAATGGCATCCTCTTCCTCCCGCCCTTCATCACCACCTGGACCCTCCTGCTGCACCGACTTCTCTCCCTCCACCGTCCTCTCGCCTTCGTCGCTGACATCCTCATCTGCAGCAGCGGTGTCAGAGGCAGCAGGGTCAGACGAATGATCATTCGCAGATTTTTCAGACACTGTTGCCTGGAGCTCCTGGTATGAAATGAACTGCAATCCAGCTTTTTCCAAATCAATGTCTTTCTTCAActgcaaaaacattaacaagAAGAGAAAGTCTATCTACTATCTGCAGGTTTTTAAAGGTCACTTCAGAAAATTCAAAGGGACACAATCAGGTTGCAGTCTCACCTGCCTGGCTCCTTCAGTGAACAGCCTCTCCAAACTACGATCGAGCCAGCGAAGAAAAGGCCGGAAGAGCAGCTCTACCTTTCCCAGAAGCTGATTGGTTGCATGCTTGGCTTGGAGCCACTCCAGTGATGCCTCCTGTGCATGTCTAGAGATTTACAGAAAAGTCAGCACCGAGTACTCtaaacattaaatgttaaaataaactgCATGTGTATTTACCTTGCCATGACTGGCGGCAGTTCCTGGTCCAACGGTATATCCAACGTGAAAATCTAAGAAAATGTATCAAGAGGATGAGAAACTGTTCTTTCGATGCCAACCATCTCTTGTAAAGTTTAGCTACAGAGCATGCAGTGTCAATGGAAGCAATAGTCTTTACCTCCTGAGGGTAGTTGTCTGGGAAGCTCACCATGATGTCGATTTCTTTCAGATCAAAAGGCTTTAAGTTAAAAAGCAGAGTTAGTATATTTCCAGTGGGATAATGTTCAACTATGAAACCTACTGTCACACCAAAGGAtgggaaatgaaggaaaagtTGGTTCAATATGATTTATAGGAAAAAGTTGCCTATGTTTTACCCTAAACTGGGGGATAGTGGCTTAAAAACACCATGAGGGAATAGTGGAGTGGCAAATTTTCTTTCTAGATTACTTGTTTGCAAATGAGCCAAAATAGCCAAGTTTTAATCACTGCTTTACCCCATTTCCCCTGTAAAACAAATAGGCTTAATTTAATCTCAGTGGTGCAGCTTAATTGAAACAAATCCCATGTTATCCTGTACTAATTAACAATAATACTATTACAGTAACATCACAGTGGGTGTTCTAGGAACGCTTCTACTATAAAATCTATGGAGAGGCTTCAGTATTTGTGTCCAAATGCCATCGCTACAGTCTCACTCTGGGTTGATCAGTTGAGGAGAGACTTCTTCAAGTTAACATGTTAAAACTGAGCTGTAACTTATTATAAGAATAATATGTGGGTGGATTTGAGCTCGAAGCTCTCAAGAGAGGAGAATGAAAGGTAGCAGGAAATGTTTACCCAGTCTGGATCAGTGGCCGCTACGGTCGCCCTGTAATAAGTAACTTTGCCATCACTTCGTTCCTGAATAATCAGCTGGTCTTTCGGAAAACGCTTCTTCAACTGCCTGATCTCTGTGTCTCGCAGCTGGTTGGCGAGATCCTCTGTCAGGTCACACAGCTTGACCTCCTGGAGGATGCCGGGACGGGGTACCGGTGGCATCCTCTGTGTAGATCTTGAGTAATTCCCAGGAACAGGCTGGTCATCCAACGGGGGTAACTGTGGTGGATGCCAAAAGCGACATCTGTCTTCCATGGTGCAGTGGCCTGAGAGAAAGTAGCGGCAGGGGCGGTGGCCAGCTGCAGGGGCAACCCTGTACCCCACATTTCCTCCAGGGACCTCTGAGTTTGGAAACGTGACATCTGATTGGCTGGGTGTCCCGGTGGTTTTCTCCTTATGAGCTCTGGCATCATCTCTTATGTGTAGGAATCGGCATCTCTTCCCAAAATTGCAGTGTCTTCCTTGAGAGAAGAAGCGACACAGCGGCTGTGTATGAAGCACAGGCTCTGATTCACTCGTCTTCtcttcctcaccctcctccatCATTATCAAcccctgaatgaatgaatagagACATATAGATTATTGAGATGTATCTACTCATTTTACATATATGTAAGAACTATGAGGCTaaagtatgtggacacacaAATATTACACCCATTTCTGATTAATATGAGCATGGACATGGCTGCTAGAACAGCCTTGACTCTTCTGGCTACAGGCATTTGCTCTAATTCAGTCACAAGAGCCTTACTGAGGTCGGGCACTCCACTAAACTTGCAAAactatttatttgtgtgtgtggtgcataAAATATCCCAAAACTACTGCCACACAGTTGGATGCTATCTTCTTAAATAGGCGTTCCCAACCTTCCTGGCTCATGGCCCCTTATAATAAAGTAATAACCACTTGAAATCTCTGAACACAGGTTATGGCCTCCAAGTGACCAGGGAGTGTTTTCCTTCTcaatttgtttcatttgatgggttttgaagaagaaaaccAAGAAAATGTATCCAGTATTTAGCAAGAAAGAGGAGAAATCtgaaataatatacattttttttgtataacaGAAACATCTGGTGACTCCTAAAATTTTCTTGGGAGCATCCTGAAGGGTCCTGACCCCCAGGTCACTTGTCTTAAATTTCATTGTATGCCATTACATGATTTTTATTTCTAATAGAGCACACATATCTGCTCTGTAAATCACTTCATCTGAGTTctcttttgaaaaataaataatatatatgaaTACCCTATTTACAGCTAATTAAATCAAGCCTCACACACAACTTGGGGAATAGGAGTATTTTCTGATAGTTGCTCCAAAACTAACCCCAGCCATTAAAAACCTCCACATACAAGTATGTGTACAGGACAATCTGATGGtctttaatctgttttattgCTCTAGTTATATCAAAGATCTCTGAGGCTAGAACTAACAGTATACATTAAAGTTTTTGTTGGAATCAGTTAACCTAACGAGCCTTTATTCAGCCTCATGATCCGTATCATCTTAAGTTGAATTAAAGTATTATTACCACCCTAACAATATgttcttctgcttttgtttcccCCTTGCTAGTCTTGTATCCACTATGGACAGACAAAACGACCAGCGTTAGCTAAACTTTAACCACAGTTGTCAGAGTAAAGTTCCTTATTGATGACAGTCACTTCATTTAGAACAAATTTATTGTTGTGGAAAGATTACATTACCTTAAATACACCTGAGGGTCCGCGTAGAGGTTTATTCCGTGCAGTGAAAACAGTGGTTTTAATGGCTAACTGTCAAGTGACTACGTTAGACGGCGCAGTCATTTTACGTCATTACGTACGGCGTAAGGTTCAGAATCCGTCATAATAACACGACCTTTATCAGCAGATGGGGTTTGTACAGTTGTTTATAGAacagtatatttacattttactctgAACACTGGTGTCAACAATGTTGGCTTAAAAGCTGAAGTTCATAGTTCATCCTTGACATTTACACCACAATTAACATTTATTGGCTGTTCTTGACCTTTTTGATCATATCTATAGCTCCAGAGAGTGGTAACAAAACCAAATAGTCCAGATTGTGCACTTAGTTAATAATAAAGCTCTTCCAAATTGAAATGTCCACAGAATGAAGTTATGAACCTACAAtgctacttttttaaaaattaaatacatttaattgttGAGTAATGGTTTTATGTCAAAAGTTAAATTGTAGTTAATTCccatgaaattatattttaaataaaaagtaaatgtatttaattgatCACTATTagttttcaatacatttttataatatcCGCCCCTCATacctctggagcaacaaaagactttGTACTacttttcacatatgcagtagcactcccccacacctgtaaacacactttaatgtttaaaattgcTGGAATTAACCTTGCAAGAATGCCAGTGTGCTTGTACGTGTATCTTAATGCCAGATATATACAACTAACAGAAAGTTTGAGAGAGTAAGACGGGACTTTGAAAACATTTCCCATACTGAACAATTAATCATGATGAGAGCTATATGCTACCAGTTGCCCAGAGTGTATGAATAATTTGTTGCACTGTTGCACCCAGCTGTCACTTGATACCACAGTGAGCAAAGCACTAGCAGACACTCATTTTATTGAGTCTTTACCAtagctgctgtttcctgctggAACGTCCACATTTCTCAGACATTTATAAGATATTTACATTGTGATTTTTACTTCAGGATGGATTTTGCCGATACCAGCATAGATCTTTGGATAAGATGTATAGGAAATGACTCTTTGCTCCAGCCTCTGTGGGACAGCCTGAGGCACAACTACAGAGAATATTTGAGATCTCCACTCTTTCCCATTGTTCTGACCGTGTCCTCCTACTTCTTCTTGTGCCTTCCTTTCCTTGTTTGCGACATCATGGGGGAAAGGTGGGGATGGGTCCAGCAGTTTAAAATCCAGCCCAGCCGTCGTCCTACAGCCTCCACGCTGCTGCACTGTGCAGGCATCACCTTGTACAACCATGTGTTTCTTGTGCTGCCAGCATCAGTGGCCCAGTGGGCATGGAGGCCACCTGTGGACCTGCCGGACCAGGCTCCATCCCTGCTGGAGCTGATTGCCGGGGTGATAGGCAACCTCCTGCTCTTTGACTTCCAGTACTTCATCTGGCACCTGCTCCATCACAAGATCCGCTGGCTGTATATGACTTTCCACGCCATCCATCATAATTACTCATCTCCCTTTGCTCTATCCACTCAGTGTCTGGGCGGCTGGGAGCTGGTCACAGTAGGCTTTTGGACCACTTTGAATCCAGTGATACTGAGATGCCACCTCCTCACCACCTGGACATTCATGGTGCTGCATGTTTACGTCTCTATAGAGGATCACTGTGGCTATGATTTCCCTTGGTCCACATCACGCCTGATACCGTTTGGCATCTATGGAGGGCCCAGTAAACACGATGTGCACCATCAGAAACCCAACAGCAATTTTGCACCACACTTCAGCCACTGGGATAAAATATTTGGCACACATGCTGATTTCAGCTTCTCTACTGCTGTGAAATAGAGGACTATAACACTAGCAGCTATAGATGGCAACCTGTGCttatatgtgtctgtgtttccaaATTATGTGGATATCATGTGGTGAAAGTTGAAGAGAAATCTACATGTtccttttcttacaaatggcTGTCAAAataaggtgtgtttgtgtttccttcagCTTAAATTATACTGAGCAAATGTGCTCATCATATACGGAAATTTTGAATTCCTTTCAACTTTGTGTACAATCTAAATAATACCTGAAGGCATCTGTCTCCCAGGGTATCTGGTTATGTTACTTCGACAGTGATCCTGAGCTTGACACACAGATCACATTACGTTCTTCcttgtg
This sequence is a window from Pagrus major chromosome 8, Pma_NU_1.0. Protein-coding genes within it:
- the LOC141001617 gene encoding uncharacterized protein; translation: MMEEGEEEKTSESEPVLHTQPLCRFFSQGRHCNFGKRCRFLHIRDDARAHKEKTTGTPSQSDVTFPNSEVPGGNVGYRVAPAAGHRPCRYFLSGHCTMEDRCRFWHPPQLPPLDDQPVPGNYSRSTQRMPPVPRPGILQEVKLCDLTEDLANQLRDTEIRQLKKRFPKDQLIIQERSDGKVTYYRATVAATDPDWPFDLKEIDIMVSFPDNYPQEIFTLDIPLDQELPPVMARHAQEASLEWLQAKHATNQLLGKVELLFRPFLRWLDRSLERLFTEGARQLKKDIDLEKAGLQFISYQELQATVSEKSANDHSSDPAASDTAAADEDVSDEGERTVEGEKSVQQEGPGGDEGREEEDAIRLVENIKISDPRRGTEVKLLGLRLGENTATVVAPKITVCLQCNRCKVTADLTLTGRTPCTAQCEKCSASINAAFRPCMLHHYSDVLGYLDLHNAAPADLVLQECELSVGCLSCSQDVPMQNLSYGQTKEFNCEHCHSKLSILAESTRFQYIPPRTNKTGPSAGAVNYKTIRDPAVQKGKPLPEKGTCKHYKQSHRWLRFPCCGRAYPCDVCHDEDQDHPMELATRMICGYCAKEQPYGNGKPCISCGSMMTRGTRTSHWEGGLGCRNKVKMGRNDRQKHANTNKTVSRRATAQKK
- the ch25hl1.2 gene encoding cholesterol 25-hydroxylase-like protein 1, member 2, yielding MDFADTSIDLWIRCIGNDSLLQPLWDSLRHNYREYLRSPLFPIVLTVSSYFFLCLPFLVCDIMGERWGWVQQFKIQPSRRPTASTLLHCAGITLYNHVFLVLPASVAQWAWRPPVDLPDQAPSLLELIAGVIGNLLLFDFQYFIWHLLHHKIRWLYMTFHAIHHNYSSPFALSTQCLGGWELVTVGFWTTLNPVILRCHLLTTWTFMVLHVYVSIEDHCGYDFPWSTSRLIPFGIYGGPSKHDVHHQKPNSNFAPHFSHWDKIFGTHADFSFSTAVK